A region from the Silene latifolia isolate original U9 population chromosome 7, ASM4854445v1, whole genome shotgun sequence genome encodes:
- the LOC141592451 gene encoding RING-H2 finger protein ATL13-like — translation MSLSSPPPPSNFHSQSFNLDNKISPSILLIIVILAIIFFISGLLHLLVRLLLRPTQRDPDELLDHVTVLQGQLQQLFHLHDSGVDQSYIDTLPVFYYKAIIGLKDPFDCAVCLCEFEPDDKLRLLPKCSHAFHMDCIDTWLLSHSTCPLCRSSLLSDYGGGNNHGCSNSIVCVLESGSVENSREIGFERERVSVSVSGSNPRQGESEFGSGRVEFPRKSCENNKNEEKIMSVKLGKFRNVDVGEGSSVNDNNNASNNSNRENSNSNSNSNNNNNISGGNNDLGSRRCYSMGSFAYILDETNALQVPIRNNTPMKKQKSKKPILPLKPGHRAVMSEYGCDSQREFNGIEAFKNIDNLHATGNGNGTEKSKRRDGFSISKIWERNKKGNESSRRTNSEYDVSELGGGDEETQSCYSVDSIAYPTTSTSSTTRRTLLWLMGRQNKIVHNHSTSLSSSSIV, via the coding sequence ATGTCCCTCTCTTCACCACCTCCTCCATCAAACTTTCATTCTCAAAGCTTCAATCTTGACAACAAGATTAGTCCAAGTATACTACTAATCATAGTAATCTTAGCAATAATCTTCTTTATTTCAGGATTATTGCATTTACTTGTAAGATTATTATTAAGGCCAACACAAAGAGACCCAGATGAACTTCTAGATCATGTAACAGTTCTTCAAGGTCAACTTCAACAACTTTTCCATTTACATGATTCAGGTGTAGATCAATCATATATTGATACACTTCCTGTATTTTATTACAAAGCAATCATTGGTTTAAAAGACCCTTTTGATTGTGCTGTTTGTTTATGTGAGTTTGAACCTGATGATAAGCTTAGACTTTTGCCAAAATGTAGTCATGCTTTTCATATGGATTGCATTGATACTTGGCTTCTTTCTCACTCAACTTGTCCTCTTTGTAGATCAAGCTTATTGTCTGATTATGGTGGTGGGAATAATCATGGGTGTTCTAATTCTATTGTTTGTGTTCTTGAGTCTGGTAGTGTGGAAAATTCTAGGGAGATTGGGTTTGAAAGAGAAAGGGTTTCGGTTTCAGTCTCAGGTTCGAATCCCCGTCAGGGGGAGAGTGAGTTTGGGTCAGGTCGAGTCGAGTTTCCAAGAAAGTCATGTGAGAATAATAAGAATGAGGAGAAGATTATGTCTGTCAAGTTGGGTAAGTTTAGGAATGTGGATGTTGGTGAAGGGAGTAGTGTGAATGATAATAACAACGCGAGTAATAATAGTAACCGCGagaatagtaatagtaatagtaatagtaataataataataatattagtggGGGGAATAATGATTTGGGTTCAAGGAGATGTTATTCAATGGGTTCATTTGCATATATTTTAGATGAGACAAATGCATTGCAAGTACCAATTAGAAATAATACTCCAATGAAGAAACAAAAGAGCAAAAAGCCTATTTTACCCTTAAAACCAGGGCATAGGGCAGTAATGTCCGAGTATGGGTGTGATTCTCAGAGGGAATTCAATGGTATTGAAGCCTTTAAAAACATTGATAATCTCCACGCAACCGGGAATGGAAACGGGACTGAAAAGAGCAAGAGGAGAGACGGGTTTTCAATATCGAAGATATGGGAAAGGAATAAGAAAGGGAATGAATCTTCGAGGAGGACTAACTCGGAATATGATGTAAGTGAATTAGGAGGAGGAGATGAAGAAACACAAAGTTGTTATAGTGTTGATTCAATAGCATATCCAACAACATCAACATCTTCAACTACAAGAAGAACTTTACTTTGGCTTATGGGAAGACAAAACAAGATTGTTCATAATCATTCCACTTCTTTGTCATCATCTAGTATTGTCTAA